One Vicugna pacos chromosome X, VicPac4, whole genome shotgun sequence DNA window includes the following coding sequences:
- the ARMCX1 gene encoding armadillo repeat-containing X-linked protein 1, giving the protein MGRTREAGCVAAGVVIGAGACYCVYRLTWGRDESGKIWNDDNEDEEEESSDIAETGKGAKANAGAGAGARVQGDSKAKAEVGVELKSGPDVKAEAHLKAQSGGGLEAKAKALFSILKEQASARAGRGARLSTISGTRMLAPGLPCPGIRGGGCHPVRNGARAGGRASSKSKGRTRGKSTRTPTTTTSWSVRRGKFNFPYKIDDVLGTNDLQKVLNILERSNDPFTQEVALVTLGNNAAYSFNQNAIRELGGLPIIAKLIKTKDPIIREKAYNALNNLSVNVENQGKIKTYIIQVCDDTMICRLDSAVQMAGLRLLTNMTVTNHYQHLLSYSFPDLFALLFLGNYFTKVQIMKLIINFTENPAMTRELVSCKVPSELISLFNKEWDREILLNILTLFENINDNIKNEGLASSRKEFSRSSLFFLFKESGVCVKKIKALANHSDLVVKVKVLKVLTKL; this is encoded by the coding sequence ATGGGTCGTACTCGGGAAGCTGGCTGCGTGGCCGCTGGTGTGGTGATTGGGGCTGGTGCCTGCTACTGCGTATACAGACTGACCTGGGGAAGAGATGAGAGTGGGAAAATCTGGAATGATGACaatgaggatgaggaggaggaatcTAGTGATATTGCAGAGACTGGGAAAGGAGCTAAGGCTAatgctggggctggagctggagctaGAGTTCAGGGTGACTCAAAGGCCAAGGCTGAGGTGGGCGTGGAACTCAAGAGTGGACCTGATGTAAAGGCAGAGGCCCACTTGAAGGCCCAGAGCGGAGGTGGCCTAGAGGCCAAGGCCAAGGCTCTTTTCAGCATCCTGAAGGAACAGGCAAGTGCAAGAGCGGGCAGAGGGGCCAGGTTGAGTACCATCTCTGGGACCAGAATGCTTGCACCTGGTTTACCCTGTCCAGGAATCAGGGGTGGAGGCTGCCACCCTGTGAGGAATGGGgctagggctgggggcagggcaagTAGCAAGTCTAAGGGAAGGACCCGAGGTAAGAGCACCAGGACTCCAACTACAACTACATCATGGTCTGTTCGAAGGGGCAAGTTCAACTTTCCCTATAAAATTGATGATGTTCTGGGTACTAATGACCTTCAAAAGGTCCTTAACATCCTTGAAAGATCTAATGATCCTTTTACTCAAGAAGTAGCCTTGGTCACTCTGGGTAACAATGCAGCATATTCATTTAACCAAAATGCCATTCGTGAATTGGGTGGTCTGCCAATTATTGCAAAACTGATAAAAACGAAAGATCCCATTATTAGGGAAAAGGCATACAATGCCCTTAATAACCTGAGTGTGAATGTGGAAAATCAGGGCAAGATTAAGACTTATATCATACAAGTGTGTGATGACACCATGATCTGTCGTTTGGACTCAGCTGTGCAGATGGCTGGACTAAGGCTGTTAACCAATATGACTGTGACTAATCATTACCAACATTTgctttcctattcttttccagACCTTTTTGCTTTGTTATTCCTGGGAAATTACTTCACTAAGGTTCAGATTATGAAACTAATCATAAACTTTACTGAAAATCCAGCCATGACAAGAGAGCTGGTCAGTTGTAAAGTACCATCAGAATTGATTTCCCTTTTTAATAAAGAATGGGACAGAGAGATTCTTCTTAATATCCTTACCCTATTTGAGAATATAAATGACAACATAAAAAATGAAGGGCTTGCCTCATCCAggaaagaattcagcagaagttcactttttttcttattcaagGAATCTGGAGTGtgtgttaaaaaaatcaaagcattAGCAAATCACAGTGATCTGGTGGTGAAAGTAAAAGTCCTAAAAGTATTGACCAAACTCTAA